A genomic window from Desulfobotulus mexicanus includes:
- a CDS encoding polyprenyl synthetase family protein, protein MGSLKEKIVGAVAGDLSAIEKRLEANLAPELDLVREIAGHILFSGGKRLRPLLCLLMHRAFGGKHDLVLDVAGIFEFLHAATLIHDDVVDGAVLRRGKSAAHTLFGPAEAVLTGDFLLARSLNLAAATANPEIISVIARITEQMAQGEIEQLRNKGNLDLTEAAYDRVIERKTAVLIEGACKTGALLAGVNREDADAAALYGWELGMAFQMADDLLDYTEDEKGLGKLPGADLREGKATLPLICALRSADTETAAFIRNIAGTEFLAQDFDFVKRAVEKAGGMEMTRQRAMDHVASAKKAIEVLPAGAEKDLLGMLAEYALVRKQ, encoded by the coding sequence ATGGGAAGTCTGAAGGAAAAAATAGTCGGAGCCGTGGCCGGAGATCTTTCAGCCATAGAAAAAAGGCTGGAGGCCAATCTTGCGCCGGAGCTGGATCTGGTCCGGGAGATTGCGGGGCATATTCTTTTTTCCGGGGGCAAGCGCCTGCGTCCTCTGCTCTGTTTGCTAATGCACAGGGCCTTTGGAGGAAAGCATGATCTTGTACTGGACGTGGCAGGGATTTTTGAGTTTCTCCACGCAGCTACCCTCATCCATGATGATGTGGTGGACGGGGCTGTGCTGAGGAGGGGGAAGTCTGCCGCCCATACCCTTTTCGGGCCTGCGGAAGCCGTGCTGACGGGGGATTTTCTTCTGGCTCGCTCCCTGAACCTTGCGGCGGCTACGGCAAATCCTGAAATCATATCGGTGATTGCCAGGATCACGGAGCAGATGGCTCAGGGGGAAATTGAGCAGCTTCGCAACAAGGGAAATCTGGATCTTACGGAAGCGGCCTATGACCGGGTGATAGAGAGAAAAACCGCAGTACTCATCGAAGGAGCCTGTAAAACCGGTGCGCTTCTGGCGGGCGTGAACAGAGAAGATGCGGATGCTGCGGCCCTTTATGGATGGGAGCTGGGCATGGCCTTTCAGATGGCCGATGATCTTTTGGATTATACGGAGGATGAAAAGGGCTTAGGCAAGCTTCCGGGGGCGGATCTTCGTGAAGGTAAGGCCACTTTGCCCCTGATATGTGCCCTGCGCTCTGCCGATACAGAGACGGCGGCTTTTATAAGAAATATTGCAGGCACAGAATTTTTGGCGCAGGATTTTGACTTTGTAAAAAGAGCCGTGGAAAAAGCCGGAGGCATGGAGATGACCCGGCAGAGGGCCATGGATCATGTGGCTTCTGCAAAAAAAGCCATAGAAGTATTGCCTGCCGGGGCGGAAAAGGATCTTCTGGGAATGCTGGCGGAATATGCCCTTGTGCGGAAACAGTAG
- a CDS encoding SH3 domain-containing protein, with the protein MTQTAKKQRSYGLRLAAFAAILFWMLMISAAAAAERLTVERPTLNVRSGPGTQYSVLWQAEANYPVEVLEKKDGWVRFRDFEGYEGWVSGRLLGRTPSVVVKNPRANVRSGPGTGHSIVFTVEKGVPFRVLGRQGDWIQIRHADGDEGWIHGNLVW; encoded by the coding sequence TTGACACAGACGGCAAAAAAGCAGCGGAGTTACGGATTGCGGCTGGCAGCTTTTGCAGCAATTCTTTTCTGGATGCTGATGATTTCTGCCGCTGCTGCGGCAGAACGTCTTACGGTGGAAAGACCGACTCTGAATGTTCGCTCGGGACCGGGGACACAATATAGTGTTCTCTGGCAGGCGGAAGCCAATTATCCGGTGGAAGTCCTTGAAAAAAAGGATGGATGGGTTCGTTTCAGGGATTTTGAAGGTTATGAGGGCTGGGTTTCCGGACGGCTGCTTGGCCGTACACCCTCTGTGGTTGTTAAAAATCCAAGGGCCAATGTCCGTTCCGGGCCAGGCACCGGTCATTCCATTGTGTTTACCGTTGAAAAAGGAGTGCCTTTCCGGGTGCTGGGCCGTCAGGGAGACTGGATTCAGATTCGGCATGCGGATGGGGATGAGGGCTGGATTCATGGGAATCTTGTCTGGTGA
- a CDS encoding adenosine kinase, whose translation MDLRGRIRARGKKVLGVGSALTDILVQTSDEVLRSISDIKGGMTLVESEFLDGCLPKVPQDKEIVPGGAACNTIQGLARLGGDTVFVGKRGNDATGEAFESSLRISGVKPVLSTSLTPSGRVLSIITPDAQRSMFTFLGASSELRPADLPEDLFSRAAIVFMEGYLFFNPDLGLAVLEKARAAGAVTAMDLASFTVVEAAPDLLHRVIPEYVDILIANEDEAQAYTGYSDPEKALEAMASEVDLAVLKLGSEGSRIRMGHESWVIDACAGQGVRDTTGAGDLWAAGFLHGLVEDWPMERCGNLASACGYEVCCVVGAQIPEAGWSRIASRFLSPGGSLPPSGS comes from the coding sequence ATGGATCTGAGAGGTCGCATAAGGGCCCGTGGGAAAAAAGTGCTGGGCGTGGGTTCGGCCCTTACGGATATTCTGGTGCAGACTTCCGATGAGGTGCTGCGCAGTATAAGTGATATCAAGGGCGGGATGACACTGGTGGAGTCGGAGTTTCTGGATGGGTGCCTGCCAAAGGTTCCGCAGGATAAGGAGATTGTGCCCGGAGGTGCTGCCTGTAATACCATACAGGGGCTTGCCAGGCTGGGAGGCGATACAGTCTTTGTTGGAAAACGGGGAAATGATGCCACGGGTGAGGCCTTTGAATCTTCCCTTCGGATTTCGGGGGTGAAACCTGTTCTGTCAACATCTTTAACCCCGTCGGGTCGAGTCCTCTCCATTATCACCCCTGATGCCCAGCGTTCCATGTTCACTTTTCTGGGGGCTTCTTCGGAACTGAGGCCTGCTGATCTGCCTGAAGATTTATTTTCCAGGGCGGCCATTGTGTTTATGGAAGGGTATCTTTTTTTCAACCCGGATCTGGGGCTTGCCGTTCTGGAAAAGGCAAGGGCTGCGGGTGCTGTTACTGCCATGGATCTTGCCAGTTTTACCGTGGTTGAGGCTGCTCCGGATCTTCTGCACAGGGTTATTCCTGAATATGTGGACATTCTCATTGCCAATGAGGATGAGGCACAGGCCTACACAGGATATTCAGATCCTGAAAAAGCGCTGGAGGCAATGGCATCGGAGGTTGACCTTGCGGTTCTGAAGCTGGGCAGTGAGGGGAGCCGCATTCGTATGGGCCATGAAAGCTGGGTCATTGATGCCTGTGCAGGGCAAGGGGTAAGGGATACAACAGGAGCCGGAGATCTTTGGGCGGCAGGATTCTTGCATGGACTCGTCGAGGACTGGCCCATGGAGCGCTGCGGTAATCTGGCTTCAGCCTGTGGGTATGAGGTCTGTTGTGTGGTGGGGGCGCAGATCCCGGAGGCCGGATGGTCACGGATCGCATCCCGTTTTTTATCCCCCGGGGGCAGCCTGCCCCCTTCCGGTTCCTGA
- a CDS encoding tetratricopeptide repeat protein encodes MEEKNTNVPRIPLDMIHDDPMARFFTRVWDFCHVHTKLLVLTGIALLVTVSAGLGYWGWKVSAERDASARLGIVLQTAGLTENGSSPALIQEIRDIRESRSATLAGRIAHIYEARMLFDGGDAAAALEAYNSAFSVLGKDRILGRLVVWERAHVHLVLGDKVSALADFKRVSSEKDFFLQESALFHVARLEAEMGAMDKSRAAYESMLDQYPDSPYRETRLF; translated from the coding sequence ATGGAAGAAAAAAATACCAATGTACCAAGAATTCCCCTTGATATGATTCATGATGATCCCATGGCCCGGTTTTTTACCCGGGTCTGGGATTTCTGTCATGTACACACAAAATTACTGGTGCTGACAGGGATCGCGCTGCTTGTAACCGTATCTGCAGGTCTTGGATACTGGGGTTGGAAGGTGAGTGCGGAAAGGGATGCTTCTGCCAGGCTGGGAATAGTACTGCAGACAGCAGGGCTGACAGAAAATGGCAGCTCGCCAGCCCTGATTCAGGAGATCAGAGATATCCGGGAATCCAGGTCTGCTACCCTTGCCGGACGTATTGCCCATATTTATGAGGCCCGTATGCTTTTTGATGGCGGAGATGCGGCCGCAGCTCTGGAAGCCTATAATTCGGCATTCTCTGTGCTCGGAAAGGACAGAATTCTGGGTCGTCTTGTTGTATGGGAACGGGCCCATGTGCATCTGGTGCTGGGGGATAAGGTTTCTGCCCTTGCTGATTTTAAAAGGGTTTCTTCGGAGAAGGATTTCTTTTTGCAGGAATCCGCCCTTTTCCATGTGGCTCGCCTGGAAGCCGAAATGGGTGCCATGGATAAAAGCCGGGCCGCCTATGAAAGTATGCTGGATCAGTACCCTGATTCCCCCTACAGAGAGACACGGCTTTTTTAA
- a CDS encoding sigma-54-dependent transcriptional regulator produces METILIVDDEKNYPLILSAILEEEGYETLRAHSGEEALGLLGESGIDLVLTDMRMPGMDGIALLRAIKEKQTDLPVIMMTAHGTVEKAVEAMQLGAYTYILKPFENKTLIQHVSKAMDLYRVVLENRRLRDMVADRFSFSKLIGKSEAMQKIYTTIRKVAPSTATILIEGDSGTGKELVARALHFNSPRKDKPFVAVNCAALAENLLESELFGHEKGAFTGAATMKKGRFELAHGGTLFLDEIGEISLPMQVKLLRVLQEKSIERVGGSKAISVDFRLMAATNKTLKSEVIKGTFREDLYYRLNVVHLQIPPLRERDNDILLLAQAFLQKFADQRTDSQSISGISHDCRKHLLAYPWPGNVRQLENVMERAVLLSAGPHIQPEDLPAEIRESSRQAGITLIFKEGTLSETLAQVEKELIERALKATSHVQAHAAARLGITKSGLHQKIKKYKIDLTRPLDTE; encoded by the coding sequence ATGGAAACCATACTAATTGTGGATGATGAGAAAAATTATCCCCTCATCCTCAGCGCGATACTTGAAGAAGAGGGCTATGAAACCCTTAGAGCCCATTCCGGAGAAGAGGCTCTGGGCCTTCTGGGAGAATCCGGCATTGACCTTGTACTGACGGATATGCGGATGCCCGGCATGGACGGCATAGCCCTGCTCCGCGCCATCAAGGAAAAACAGACTGACCTTCCCGTAATCATGATGACAGCCCACGGAACCGTGGAAAAAGCAGTGGAGGCCATGCAGCTGGGTGCCTACACCTATATTCTGAAACCCTTTGAAAATAAAACACTGATACAACATGTTTCCAAAGCCATGGATCTCTACCGGGTAGTACTGGAAAACCGGAGACTGCGGGATATGGTGGCAGACCGTTTTTCCTTTTCAAAGCTCATCGGCAAAAGCGAAGCCATGCAGAAAATCTACACCACCATCCGAAAAGTGGCACCGTCAACGGCTACCATACTTATTGAGGGAGATTCCGGCACAGGTAAAGAGCTGGTGGCAAGGGCCCTGCACTTCAACAGCCCCAGAAAAGATAAGCCCTTTGTGGCTGTCAATTGCGCAGCCCTTGCAGAAAATCTTCTGGAATCAGAGCTTTTCGGCCATGAAAAGGGGGCCTTTACCGGAGCAGCCACCATGAAAAAAGGCCGCTTTGAACTGGCCCATGGCGGCACTCTGTTTCTCGATGAAATAGGAGAAATCAGCCTGCCTATGCAGGTAAAACTCCTTCGGGTACTTCAGGAAAAATCCATAGAACGGGTAGGCGGCAGCAAAGCCATTTCCGTAGACTTCCGCCTGATGGCCGCAACCAACAAAACCCTGAAAAGTGAAGTCATCAAAGGAACCTTCAGGGAAGACCTGTATTATCGACTAAACGTGGTCCACCTTCAGATACCTCCTCTACGGGAAAGGGATAACGATATTCTTCTGCTGGCCCAGGCCTTTCTGCAAAAATTTGCTGATCAGCGCACAGACAGCCAGTCCATTTCCGGCATCAGCCATGACTGCAGAAAACACCTTCTTGCATACCCATGGCCCGGGAATGTACGCCAGTTGGAAAATGTTATGGAAAGGGCCGTACTACTGTCTGCCGGACCCCATATCCAGCCAGAAGATCTCCCTGCAGAAATCCGTGAATCCAGCAGACAGGCTGGTATAACCCTGATATTTAAGGAAGGAACCCTCAGTGAAACCCTTGCTCAGGTTGAAAAAGAGCTGATAGAACGGGCACTGAAAGCAACTTCCCACGTTCAGGCCCATGCCGCTGCCCGTCTGGGCATCACCAAAAGCGGATTGCACCAGAAAATAAAAAAATACAAGATAGACCTGACCAGACCTCTGGATACAGAATAA
- a CDS encoding sensor histidine kinase, producing the protein MNSFKLISAPEPPSPHKKSSPGQSFTLVKYFTLSSLILMFSGAIILSTLHTHLVRNLLIEKSEEYGNLLIENLNHQIFMQFLLPVYFQFGQIQLKDPDQFQRMDNVVRNTLHSFHTDMVNIYDLDNVISYSFNPEIIGEKDIGGAGYEKAMQGESTTSFIQIGNQWEMLFRIPRITRITTFAPLRMEDSTSSLSGPIIGVVEIVQNVSDDYKKIFRLQIIVILTSSLVMGFLFIILRSIVKHGERILEERNEEQLRLKEEVNRNRHLSALGEMTAAISHEIRNPLGIIRSSAELLQTKMNRLEPGNTIADIIVEESTRMNAIITDFLTYARPRIMSPIPCHIFDIISKNKLFLSNELKSGSFDLHIYCAPKVPEIIADPDMLYQAFLNLILNAMQAMPEGGRINISILNGPGRVHIVFEDRGPGIKDHILEKIKEPFFTTKEKGTGLGLGIVEKIIAAHGGKMEISNRQEGGVRVKVSLPTTEPAETA; encoded by the coding sequence ATGAACAGCTTTAAACTCATTTCCGCCCCGGAACCCCCATCCCCCCACAAAAAATCTTCGCCCGGGCAATCCTTTACCCTGGTGAAATATTTTACCTTGAGCAGCCTGATTCTAATGTTCAGCGGTGCCATCATACTCTCCACCCTGCATACCCATCTGGTACGCAATCTTTTGATTGAAAAAAGTGAAGAATATGGGAATCTTCTGATAGAAAACCTCAATCATCAGATTTTCATGCAGTTTCTGCTACCAGTTTACTTTCAGTTCGGACAGATTCAGCTCAAGGATCCGGATCAGTTCCAGCGTATGGACAATGTGGTCCGGAACACCCTGCACAGCTTCCATACGGACATGGTCAACATCTATGATCTGGACAATGTCATATCCTACAGCTTTAATCCTGAAATTATTGGAGAAAAAGACATTGGTGGTGCCGGATATGAAAAAGCCATGCAGGGAGAATCCACCACTTCCTTCATACAGATTGGCAATCAGTGGGAAATGCTTTTCCGCATTCCAAGAATTACACGAATAACCACCTTTGCCCCCCTGCGCATGGAGGATTCCACCTCTTCCCTTTCCGGCCCCATCATCGGTGTTGTGGAAATTGTTCAAAATGTTTCTGATGACTATAAAAAAATCTTTCGATTGCAAATCATTGTAATACTGACAAGTTCCCTTGTCATGGGTTTTCTTTTTATTATCCTGAGAAGCATTGTAAAACACGGTGAACGTATCCTCGAAGAAAGAAACGAAGAGCAGCTCCGACTGAAAGAAGAAGTTAACCGTAATCGTCATCTTTCAGCCCTTGGTGAAATGACAGCTGCCATCTCCCATGAAATCAGAAACCCCCTTGGCATAATACGGAGTTCTGCGGAACTGCTGCAGACAAAGATGAACCGACTGGAGCCCGGCAACACCATTGCAGACATCATTGTTGAAGAATCCACAAGAATGAATGCCATCATTACAGATTTTCTGACCTACGCCCGCCCCAGAATCATGTCTCCAATCCCTTGCCATATATTTGATATTATAAGCAAAAACAAGTTGTTTTTAAGCAATGAACTTAAATCGGGCAGCTTTGATCTTCACATTTACTGTGCACCAAAAGTACCAGAGATCATTGCAGATCCAGACATGCTCTATCAGGCCTTTTTAAATCTGATCCTCAATGCCATGCAGGCCATGCCAGAAGGAGGCAGAATAAACATTTCCATTCTGAACGGACCCGGCAGAGTCCATATTGTCTTTGAAGACAGGGGACCGGGAATTAAGGATCATATTCTCGAAAAAATAAAGGAGCCTTTTTTCACGACAAAGGAAAAAGGAACAGGTCTGGGACTGGGCATTGTGGAAAAAATCATTGCCGCCCATGGTGGCAAAATGGAAATCAGTAACCGGCAGGAAGGCGGAGTCCGGGTCAAAGTATCCCTTCCCACAACAGAACCTGCGGAAACCGCCTGA
- the pilM gene encoding type IV pilus biogenesis protein PilM gives MLFSKKNHLVGLDIGSSMVKAAEVLDSKKGRILKRFGMIPLKAGAIEDGLIRDPEYVAGVIRELFSLHGIRNERVALSIGGYSAIVKKITMPAMAEEALQKSILVEAEQYIPFDIKDIRMDFQVMGPSTQNPEHLNILLVAAKKELVNQYVDVAELAGLTPCIVDVDALAVQNIYEAVYGITSEEVVLLNVGAAKMSLNIIKNGDSVFMRDVSLGCRQINSRIRASTGCSEEEAEALKLASGGENMPEDEYLGAVGQVVGQWCTEIGRALDFFYSTYPGERVEKMVLSGGGAHLQTFMDALSVQTGSEVLLLDPFNGFQMEPGRLDMDDLRKMAPQAAVAMGLALRKVEDK, from the coding sequence ATGCTGTTTTCAAAGAAAAATCATCTTGTGGGGCTGGATATAGGCTCATCCATGGTCAAGGCGGCGGAAGTACTTGATTCTAAAAAGGGAAGAATACTGAAACGTTTTGGGATGATTCCTTTAAAAGCCGGGGCCATTGAAGATGGTCTCATCCGGGATCCGGAATATGTGGCTGGCGTGATCCGGGAGCTTTTTTCCCTTCACGGAATCCGTAATGAGAGGGTTGCGCTTTCCATTGGCGGGTATTCTGCCATTGTGAAAAAAATTACCATGCCTGCCATGGCAGAAGAGGCACTGCAGAAAAGTATCCTTGTGGAGGCGGAACAATATATACCCTTTGATATTAAGGATATACGTATGGATTTTCAGGTTATGGGTCCCAGTACCCAGAATCCTGAGCATCTGAATATTCTGCTGGTGGCGGCAAAAAAAGAGCTTGTGAATCAGTATGTGGACGTTGCTGAACTTGCTGGGCTGACTCCCTGTATTGTGGATGTGGATGCCCTGGCGGTTCAGAATATTTATGAGGCTGTCTATGGGATAACTTCGGAAGAGGTGGTCCTTTTGAATGTGGGCGCAGCCAAGATGTCCTTAAATATAATAAAAAATGGGGATTCCGTTTTTATGCGGGATGTTTCCCTGGGTTGCAGGCAGATCAATTCTAGGATTCGGGCTTCTACGGGGTGCAGCGAAGAGGAGGCAGAGGCTCTGAAGCTTGCATCGGGGGGAGAAAATATGCCGGAGGATGAGTATTTGGGTGCTGTGGGGCAGGTGGTCGGTCAATGGTGTACGGAAATTGGAAGAGCCCTGGACTTCTTTTACTCAACCTATCCGGGAGAGCGGGTGGAAAAGATGGTGCTTTCCGGTGGGGGAGCCCATCTGCAAACCTTTATGGATGCCCTCTCCGTGCAGACCGGGTCTGAGGTCTTGCTGCTGGATCCTTTTAATGGTTTTCAGATGGAGCCCGGTAGGCTGGATATGGATGATCTTCGCAAGATGGCTCCGCAGGCAGCCGTTGCCATGGGGCTGGCGTTGAGAAAGGTGGAAGACAAATGA
- a CDS encoding PilN domain-containing protein, translating to MIKINLLPFRSARKKENIRRQVSVFMLSLVLVFLVMGIVYKRMDTQVNEGRENLARLQTEARNLENQAKEVGVIRRELEILEQKLGVLESLETGRRGSVEIFEALTEAVVPQRMWLLNYKEDGGSVRMNGLALDDKTVADFMTNLEKSGFFSSVSLDSVRQQMQGNIALRSFSLVCQK from the coding sequence ATGATAAAAATCAATCTTCTGCCCTTCAGATCCGCAAGAAAGAAAGAGAACATCCGCAGGCAGGTTTCTGTTTTCATGCTGTCTCTGGTGCTGGTTTTTCTTGTTATGGGGATTGTATATAAGCGTATGGATACCCAGGTGAATGAAGGGCGCGAAAATCTTGCAAGGCTTCAGACAGAGGCAAGGAATCTGGAAAATCAGGCAAAAGAGGTTGGTGTGATCCGCCGGGAGCTTGAGATTCTGGAACAGAAGCTGGGAGTCCTTGAGTCTTTGGAAACAGGCCGTAGGGGATCTGTGGAAATTTTTGAGGCATTGACGGAAGCAGTGGTTCCCCAGCGGATGTGGCTGCTGAATTATAAGGAAGATGGCGGGAGTGTCCGTATGAACGGCCTGGCACTGGATGATAAGACCGTTGCGGATTTTATGACAAACCTTGAAAAGAGCGGTTTTTTTTCATCTGTTAGTCTTGACAGCGTGAGGCAGCAGATGCAGGGAAATATTGCCCTGCGGTCTTTTTCTCTGGTGTGTCAGAAATGA
- a CDS encoding type 4a pilus biogenesis protein PilO, which translates to MTDDQKKKIGGGLKEQVQALSAQLEPLMAKINALTRPQRILVVAITITLLCGSFVYFVYLPKMQELTKIAEDTRRVEGRIQKARSDLRQLKPLQEQKAEKELVFKEAMRALPERREIPLFLATISAYGRDAGLEFLLFKPESEVRRDFYAEIPVSVEMVGGFHETVTFLDILARMHRVVNVRGVDLQSQADRDRGQIIRTRCQIVTYRFVEPEPESGQPAQRGRRK; encoded by the coding sequence ATGACAGATGATCAGAAAAAGAAAATAGGGGGAGGACTGAAGGAGCAGGTTCAGGCCCTGTCTGCCCAACTGGAACCGCTTATGGCAAAGATCAATGCCCTGACTCGTCCCCAGCGTATCCTGGTGGTTGCCATCACCATAACCCTCCTCTGTGGGAGTTTTGTTTATTTTGTCTATCTCCCTAAAATGCAGGAGCTTACAAAAATAGCTGAGGATACCCGCAGGGTTGAGGGCCGCATCCAGAAGGCAAGATCGGATCTGCGTCAGTTAAAACCATTGCAGGAGCAAAAGGCAGAAAAGGAGCTGGTCTTCAAAGAAGCCATGCGGGCACTTCCGGAAAGACGCGAAATTCCACTTTTTTTGGCTACTATTTCTGCATACGGCAGGGATGCGGGCCTTGAGTTTTTACTGTTCAAGCCGGAGTCAGAGGTTCGCCGGGATTTTTATGCAGAAATCCCCGTGTCCGTTGAAATGGTGGGTGGTTTCCATGAAACGGTGACCTTCCTTGATATTCTGGCCCGTATGCATCGTGTGGTGAATGTACGGGGTGTGGATCTGCAGAGCCAGGCTGACAGGGACAGGGGGCAGATCATTCGTACCCGCTGCCAGATTGTGACCTATCGTTTTGTGGAACCGGAACCTGAATCGGGACAGCCCGCACAGAGAGGCCGCAGAAAATGA
- a CDS encoding pilus assembly protein PilP, whose product MLVLLVLSFGCGQEPPPPPAPEKAEILRRSIIFQEAEKDIRSGDSLYGKTETETEYSKETSDDGDLEKLLVSNEQKALNGVKTVRLPSEEVSEKKVVSLEPVEEAKALVEPSDTDPVKASDVSEMDADALALLEKKRKQESKDFFPVKDTVSPSVDNEKKPAEAPEAGDISLVSEEDGVLSGDFEEIVSGEEVLDDKMLVAVPEQPVYKPEGRIDPFRPLIQERPRVQQQQRSEERPERRIPQTPLEKVDLSQLKLVGIVRSPMGPRAMVEESSGRGYVVTEGTYMGLHGGRVTAIERERLVVTEIVENLAGEFREEEREMRLQKPTGE is encoded by the coding sequence ATGCTTGTGCTTCTCGTTTTGTCTTTTGGATGCGGGCAGGAGCCTCCGCCACCCCCTGCACCTGAAAAGGCTGAGATACTCAGAAGATCCATTATTTTTCAGGAAGCTGAGAAGGATATCAGGTCTGGAGATTCCTTATACGGAAAAACAGAGACAGAAACTGAATATTCGAAGGAAACTTCCGATGACGGAGATCTGGAAAAGCTTCTTGTTTCAAATGAACAGAAGGCTTTGAATGGTGTCAAGACTGTAAGGCTTCCATCGGAAGAAGTTTCTGAAAAGAAGGTGGTTTCATTGGAGCCAGTGGAAGAAGCCAAGGCTTTGGTTGAGCCTTCTGATACAGATCCGGTAAAAGCTTCTGATGTGTCTGAAATGGATGCGGATGCTTTGGCTCTCCTTGAGAAAAAAAGAAAACAGGAGAGCAAGGATTTTTTTCCGGTAAAAGATACGGTTTCCCCCTCTGTGGATAATGAAAAAAAACCTGCAGAAGCTCCTGAAGCAGGTGACATCTCCCTTGTTTCAGAAGAAGATGGTGTTTTATCAGGGGATTTTGAAGAAATTGTTTCAGGGGAAGAAGTTTTAGATGACAAAATGCTGGTGGCAGTTCCAGAACAACCTGTGTATAAGCCCGAAGGTCGCATTGATCCCTTCAGGCCCTTAATTCAGGAAAGACCAAGAGTGCAGCAGCAACAGAGAAGTGAGGAGAGACCTGAGAGGCGTATTCCCCAGACCCCCCTTGAAAAGGTGGATTTAAGTCAGTTGAAGCTTGTGGGTATTGTCCGTTCTCCCATGGGACCCCGGGCCATGGTGGAAGAGTCCAGCGGCCGCGGATATGTGGTAACGGAAGGAACCTATATGGGGCTGCACGGCGGAAGGGTGACGGCCATAGAGCGGGAGAGGTTGGTAGTTACGGAAATTGTGGAAAATCTTGCCGGTGAATTCCGGGAGGAAGAACGTGAAATGAGACTCCAGAAGCCAACCGGAGAATAG